Proteins from one Planctomyces sp. SH-PL62 genomic window:
- a CDS encoding SpoVR family protein, producing the protein MSIASSHDLPADLRAIQLETEGHARDYGLDFYETIFEVLDYDEISEIAAFGGFPTRYPHWRFGMEYQQLSKGYRYGLQKIYEMVINNDPCYAYLLRCNQLVDQKLVMAHVYGHNDFFKNNIWFGQTNRKMMDETANHGTRIRSYMERFGEDEVESFIDSCLSLENLIDVYSPHIKRRDAVDRYDFQGAGDGPGEAPSKFQSKSYMDGFINPPEVLKEAQRQQDAERRNAKPLSFPEQPERDVLLFLLEHAPLQTWQRDVLAIIREEAYYFAPQGQTKIMNEGWASFWHSTIMTQKILHPSELLDYADHHSGTMATQPGRLNPYKLGIELLRDIEDRWNKGQFGPEWEECDDYEAKRRWNKEVGLGREKIFEVRRVHNDVTFIDTFLTHDFCKRYQLFSFKHNDQNDLYEIESREFKKIKERLLFNLTNFGQPIIRVRDGNFRNRGELYLGQEHFGVDLRLDYAQDTIRHLHRLWTRPVHLETTVDGRPTLLSFDGTDHSIRPLGGVPYDAEPKDRRRA; encoded by the coding sequence ATGTCGATCGCCAGCAGCCACGACCTGCCCGCCGACCTGCGGGCCATCCAGCTCGAGACCGAGGGGCACGCCCGCGACTACGGCCTCGACTTTTACGAGACCATTTTCGAAGTCCTCGACTACGACGAGATCTCGGAGATCGCCGCGTTCGGCGGCTTCCCGACCCGCTACCCCCACTGGCGGTTCGGGATGGAGTACCAGCAGCTCTCCAAGGGCTACCGCTACGGGCTCCAGAAGATCTACGAGATGGTCATCAACAACGACCCCTGCTACGCCTACCTCCTGCGATGCAACCAGCTCGTCGATCAGAAGCTCGTCATGGCCCACGTCTACGGCCACAACGACTTCTTCAAGAACAACATCTGGTTCGGCCAAACGAACCGGAAAATGATGGACGAGACGGCGAACCACGGGACGCGCATCCGGTCCTACATGGAACGTTTCGGCGAGGACGAGGTCGAGAGCTTCATCGATTCCTGCCTCTCGCTGGAGAACCTGATCGACGTCTATTCGCCCCACATCAAGCGCCGGGACGCCGTCGATCGGTATGATTTCCAGGGGGCGGGGGACGGCCCCGGAGAGGCGCCGTCGAAATTCCAGAGCAAGTCGTACATGGACGGGTTCATCAACCCCCCTGAAGTCCTGAAGGAGGCCCAGCGCCAGCAAGATGCGGAGCGGCGGAACGCCAAGCCGCTCTCGTTCCCGGAGCAGCCCGAGCGCGACGTTCTGCTGTTCCTGCTGGAACACGCTCCCCTCCAGACGTGGCAGCGCGACGTCCTAGCCATTATCCGGGAGGAGGCGTACTACTTCGCCCCGCAGGGACAGACCAAGATCATGAACGAAGGATGGGCCTCGTTCTGGCACTCCACGATCATGACCCAGAAGATCCTCCACCCTTCCGAACTGCTCGACTACGCCGACCATCACTCGGGGACGATGGCGACCCAACCCGGCCGCCTCAATCCCTACAAGCTGGGGATCGAGCTGCTCAGGGACATCGAGGATCGCTGGAACAAGGGTCAGTTCGGCCCCGAATGGGAGGAGTGCGACGACTACGAGGCCAAACGCCGATGGAACAAGGAGGTGGGACTGGGGCGTGAAAAGATCTTCGAGGTCCGTCGGGTCCACAACGACGTGACGTTCATCGACACCTTCCTGACGCATGACTTCTGCAAGCGCTACCAGCTCTTCAGTTTCAAGCACAACGATCAGAACGATCTCTACGAGATCGAGAGCCGCGAGTTCAAGAAGATCAAGGAGCGGCTCCTCTTCAATCTCACCAACTTCGGCCAGCCGATCATCCGCGTCAGAGACGGCAACTTCCGCAACCGGGGCGAGCTTTACCTCGGCCAGGAGCACTTCGGCGTCGACCTTCGGCTGGACTACGCCCAGGACACCATCCGCCATCTCCACCG